GAGACATGTGTTGTTTCCGGGATAACGGTGGTTGCCAGGACGACAGTGGGTTCTGAGGTTCGTGGCCTCTCTGGCAGGTGTTTCTCTGACGGCTGATGAACGTCTGCGTGCAAGTAATGACTTGGATTGGTTGGTTTGCATTTAGATATCTGAGCGAAAGAGAGGTTTGATTTTAGTGCGACACATCTAcattcctacatttcccagaattgTTTTCAACAACATCCCAACTGTGAAGATCTTAGCTATTTGGAAGTTTTGTACAATACATTTGCCATGAAACATGTCGGCATTGATTAGCTGCATTGCATTCTGGTTTATTGGAGGTTCATCAGGGTATACATTTGCATAACTTTATCCCAGATTTCTTTCTGGGATATCCTGTTGTAGGtcattcaaatattttgtcttCATTAAGTTCAAATGTGCTCAAAATcagcagagaagaggaggaaaaacacaccACCAAGCAAAGAATTGTTCAATTTCAGAAATGGTTCTCACCTGCTTGGCGCATGAAGTCGTTCATTCTTAACAGAGATGGAGCAGAAACAGGTGTTAGTTCAAGCATTTATACATGACTATATACTGATATGCTCACACTCCCCAGATCTACACCCACATCCCCTCTCTCACCTCTGCTCTTCGCCCTCCAGCAGCTTGCGGTAGGTGGCGATCTCGATGTCCAATCCCAACTTGAGGTTCATCAGCTCTTGGTATTCACGGATCTGTTTAGCCAAGTCCTGCTTAGCCCGCCTCAAGGCCTCCTCCAGCTGGGCAATGGTCTCCCGGGACTTCTCCAAGTTCTCGTCGCCCTCTGTCCTCAATTCATCGATTTCCTTCTTCAGGGTCTCCTCCtacagagaaaagacagagagaggatgtCTAGATGAGAGGTTGGTTGGATGAATGAGGTGGTCCTGAGATCTatgagtgtgtatctgtgtgatCCGAACCTTCCTTGTGAGAGCCTCCAGGTCCCCGTTGAGCTTCTGGATAAGGCGAATCAAGTCTGAGATGTCCCTCTTTACATCACGAACTTCCTGCTCACGTTGTCCTGCTCTGGTAACCATGACATCCATCTGAGGGGGGACGATGGgagaaaacataaatacattttaccaaCATTTGCACCTTAGAAGCTTTGAAACAGAAAAACTTGTAGGATCTGTTTAATAATACACAGATGTGAACAAATATGAAAACTAATCCGCTAATCCACTGcctaaaatatttcaaatcatCAATCAtggtgtctttttcttttgtaagcttcctcttcctcacctttTTCTGGTTCCAGAGCTCGGCTTCCTCCCTACTACGGGCGGCCATGTTGGCATACTGCTTCTTGACATTCTCGATGATCTCGTCCATGTCCAGCGACCGTTTGCTGCTGTCACGTAACACCACTGTCTCGTTCTGGATGAGCGACTGCATCTCTTTGATCTCCTGCGGGGGGGAGACGTGAGGACAGCTGAGTTAAgtgggaaaaacaaacaaaaattgaacttaaaatacaataaatctCATCATTACCTCATCATAGCCAGCCCTGCGGAAGTCCAGCTTCCCTGCCAGGTCTTCCAGCTCCAGAGCCTGATCTACTAAATCCAACTGACCTTCATCAACCTcctattacacacacattaaacacacatgtacatgcatAAGTAAAGGATGCCCAGATGGCATAATGTGAAGAAACTGCTTGCAAAACAATACAATTGATCAACCTACCTTTTTGGTGACAACAAATTCATTCTCCAGATCAgtcttctttttcatctcatCCTCAtacctgaaaacaaacaacaacaaagattaATTTGCTGACATACACTTGGGTTCTTGAAGAAATTAGCCATTCAATCAAATCAGCTGCTGACTTCTTTTTGGTGTCCAACACTTCCTCCTGGTTCTTGAGCAGCTCAGCCTTGAGCTTCTCTTGGTCACGCAGCAAGTTCTCGATCTGCTGCTCCAGCTCCATCTCCAGCTGTTTCACAATGTCGTTGACCTTCCCGTCGTAGTCCTCCTGCTCCTTGAGGATCTTCAGCTTCGTGTCCAGCTTTTGGTTCTCGTCCTCCTGCATTTTCATCTGaggcaggaagagagaaaatggaCAGGAGCATAAATGCATGTGGAAGAGTGATTGAATACtatgcaaaaaatatattatattatattaaaatgagtCTTAGATGCCTCAAGAAGTtgtttattgtcaaatatattAACTACATGatgtctttctctttgttgcCACTCAGCAACAATGAACTGAAGCTTGAATTTAGAGATCTCAAATTTGAGCACAAGGTGGCGTCCTCCATTCACTTCAAACACTATTTACGTTAACTGAAGTTTGCATATAGAGACACTTCATGTCCTCAGGCCACACATTTTACTACAGACTAAGGCTGGAATCAATCCAGACTCCAGCATCAGAAACGGGTTTACAAAGACTTAATCCTCTATAAAGACCTATTCTGGCTTTGAAAAAACCCAGAAGCcgttacataaaaaataaaaagtcaagtTAAGAATACACAAGGATGACaagttacataaaataataagaatgtTTATAACATAATAGCATAGCCaaccaaactaaataaaaaagaatagtTTACCCTGTATTCGTTCTGTTTTtgatttaactgatttattagtcaaatttaaagtaattataattaatatagCCGAAATATTATAACACAGACATTTAGCTTGTTATTTATCAATTTAATCTTGATGTAAATTTAAGAACAGACCTTATCAATCAACCTGACGAACTTGTCATTGAGTCCAACCATGTCGTCCTTCTCCTTGGATTTGCCAGAGGAGTCGATTTTTTCAATCGGTTTGCTTTTGGCCGGTCCTGAACGGCCGGGGGCATAGGACTGGCTGCTGTAACCTCCTGGTTTAGACATACTGAAGCGTTAAACAGCGAGATGAAGTCTCAAAGCTGGGCAGGTGAGCGGTGAAGGTACCTCCAGAGCGCCACATCACCTGCTTTTAAGGTGAGGAGGACCAACCATCACCTCCCCAAAACTCTACTGGCATCCaatcaaaagaagaaaagtacaaaattacagggagaaaaacaaaagagtcAAGGTGAAATACTTGAATTTCGACCCCGAACCTGTTTGTTCAGGTGTGGTGTTGGGTACCAGGACCAATGGCATCACTTAGGGGCGGACGCGCGCGTAAAAAAACAAGTATAAAAACCCACCTGTATCCTTTACATCCATCAGGTGACTTTCAAGCTTGAAACACTGTGTGTCATTGTCAGCCCATCCAGTAATCATCATGCCTTCAAACAGCGCCGCGAGCATGTTTGGTGGAGCCGGAGGAAGGGGCGCCAGGGCGTCTGTGGCGAGCCTGGAGGGGCTGCGTAATGTGATGCGCAACGACACGGAGACGGACTCTGCCCCCGCGACGCCCGTAGCTCCAGCAAAACCCGCAGCTCCCGCCACTCCCGTTGCCCCTGCAGATGACAAGCAGACACTGCGGGGTCTGAACGACCGGCTGTCCGGTTACCTGGGCAGGGTGAAGCAGCTTGAGAGGGAGAACAAGGATCTGCAGGACCAGATTGATGAGATTTTGGCCAAAAGGAAAACACCTGCAGCACGCGACTGGAATGAGGTCGAGAAACCGCTGGAGGAGCTCAAGAAGAAGGTTGGTCGTCTGAtttattctctctcttcatattttactgtcttTCTATTCTTGCTTCTTCCAACACTGAATTGGTTTGCATACACCAAATTGTTTCttttgtgcttgttttttaaccctGATGATTTTATAACTTATTTTGTAACTTGTTTTTTCGAAAAgttctctataaataaagattattaataatatttcattaatAACAGGCTAAATACATCATACATTTATGTCCTTAGATCAAAGACATTGCTATGGACAAtgccaagctgctgctgcagattGACAACACCAAACTGGCCAATGATGACTTCAAGAACAAGTGAGTATCATGAAGTCTCCATACAAAATAAACACGGTTTCAATTAAACAATGACAGTTCAGCTTTAATAACTGATATAGTCATAATGTTGTGATTTCTGCTTCTACTGTTGAAGATGATAGTGAGTGATTTAAAGCTGAAACACTGAGGCAGGGGTGTTTTCTTTGTGCAGGCTGAATGATGAGAAAATGGGACGGAAGGTGATAGAAAAAGACCTGGAAGACATGAAGAAGTCCATCGAGGATACCAAGCTGAGCCGCAAGCAGACACATAAGGAGATCGACTTGGTGAAGGAGGAGCTGGTTCGCCTCAACCAGGAACACAAAGATGTGGgtctgcaaacaaacacaaaaacacacacttcaagATCGACTCGactaacaaaaaaatatatatatattatgtgaaACTTGAGGCAAATGTgctgttctgtttgtttgtagGAGGTAGATGACCTGCGTGACAAGATCAAGGACTCTGAAGTGAATGTGGAGATCGACTCGCAGAACTCCAATCAGGCCGAGATTCTTGACAAGGTCCGCAGCGAGTACGACAAACTGGCCAAGAAGAACCTGAAGGAGACTGAGGACTGGTACAAAACCAAGGTACGTTACCTGCAGCATCCTCGTTTGTGGTATCATTCTCTCACCTTTCCTTCTGTGTATTTCATCATCTCTATtgtgtttcctcctttttaGTTTGAAAACATCAAAGTGGAGGTGGCCCAAAAATCTGAGGTCTTGCAGTCTGGAAAGAGTGAACTCCAGGATCTGATCAAACAGAAACAATTTCTGGAAATCAAGATCCAGACTCTGCACAGCATggtaaaccacacacacacacacacacaagcctatTTACATAAATGACTTTATACATCACCACGAAATACAACTAAAGCTAACAAAAATCTGCAGCCTGCCACAGAGATGAAACAGCTGCGTTTTAGTGGTGTTTGGAATAGCAGCTCAGTCTCAAGACAAGTTGGGAGCTGCCTTGTTTTGACACAAACCCCTTGGACAATAACCTCCTCACAGTGCAGTTCATGCAAATCTCAGTGACATCATCGTAAGCCAACCTGAATCCCAGTAATTGATACATCGTATCATATCCTATCTAAACGTCGTTTAGGATATGTACACGACAAAATATCTaccaaaatctttttttcattgtcatgtcagaaatgataaaaaacgCCCACAGTGTTTGCCGTGGGTGTTTGCCGTGGGTGTTTGCCCGCGGTATTTGCCTGTCCTTTACACAAACATTCCTGACTCCTTTCCTGTCATTATACTGTCAACATGCTGCATTCAACCAGACAGACTTgtgatctgtctgtctgtgatctGATGGGCCACCTGGAGCTGATCTTACATCACAAAACAAGCCATTGAGAAGTCAGAGTGATGTACAAATTCTTCAGAGGATCCCAGAAAATGTGGGAATCCAAAAACACGCCTAAGAAACTACAATGATGCTTCTCATTTGCGCTCTTGATTAGTTAACTGTATGTCTTTTTCTCAGATCAGTAATCTAGAAGAAACCATGAGGATGACCAAAGTGGAGTACGGTCAGCGGCTGGCTCCACTGAACAAGATGATCCTGAACCTGGAGGCGGACCTGAGGGAGGTGAGGTCCCAGGTAGAGCAGCAGGTGGATGTTAACCAGGACCTGCTGTGCGTCAAGATGAAACTGGAGGCGGAAATCAATAACTACCAGCAACTGATGCCCGCCATGACCAACGATGGTGACAGGTGAGAATACTTAGAAATACTTCATAATGGTTGTAGCTGTATGATTTCATCTTATTTACCCAAAATTAAATCTGTTGTCAGGTATTGAAGTGTCTCTGCTCACaggaaatataataaaatgataattaggcacaaaataatgagaaaatgaggaTATTTCTCTGATGAAGGATGCAGATTCCTTGCCTTCATTGTCCCTTTTCCTGGAAAACATGAGTGTCTGAAGTGATTTTGTTGGCACCTACATCACAAAAACACTTGTTTCGCACCCGGTTCGTTAGTGTGCTTATCCTCTTCTTCCCCGACAGCTCGGAGTTTTCTTTAGAGGATGGTCTGCACAGCGGTAAGTTCTGGATCCTGCtgaaaaaacattgttaaaataaaatctgaacAGCTCCAGCATGTTTGTGCTGTCACCTGTTAAGCAAGTTTAGCTCTATCGCTAAAGTAGACCTGGGTCAATTACTGACTGAGATGTTTTCAGTAGCAGGTTGGTCTTGCAATCTAACTTTtccaacatgaaaaacaaaaaaaatggatcAGATTTTGACCCTTAAAATGTTTGTAGATTTG
The Scomber scombrus chromosome 24, fScoSco1.1, whole genome shotgun sequence genome window above contains:
- the LOC133976543 gene encoding intermediate filament protein ON3-like, with amino-acid sequence MSKPGGYSSQSYAPGRSGPAKSKPIEKIDSSGKSKEKDDMVGLNDKFVRLIDKMKMQEDENQKLDTKLKILKEQEDYDGKVNDIVKQLEMELEQQIENLLRDQEKLKAELLKNQEEVLDTKKKYEDEMKKKTDLENEFVVTKKEVDEGQLDLVDQALELEDLAGKLDFRRAGYDEEIKEMQSLIQNETVVLRDSSKRSLDMDEIIENVKKQYANMAARSREEAELWNQKKMDVMVTRAGQREQEVRDVKRDISDLIRLIQKLNGDLEALTRKEETLKKEIDELRTEGDENLEKSRETIAQLEEALRRAKQDLAKQIREYQELMNLKLGLDIEIATYRKLLEGEEQR
- the LOC134006556 gene encoding keratin, type I cytoskeletal 18-like, with the translated sequence MPSNSAASMFGGAGGRGARASVASLEGLRNVMRNDTETDSAPATPVAPAKPAAPATPVAPADDKQTLRGLNDRLSGYLGRVKQLERENKDLQDQIDEILAKRKTPAARDWNEVEKPLEELKKKIKDIAMDNAKLLLQIDNTKLANDDFKNKLNDEKMGRKVIEKDLEDMKKSIEDTKLSRKQTHKEIDLVKEELVRLNQEHKDEVDDLRDKIKDSEVNVEIDSQNSNQAEILDKVRSEYDKLAKKNLKETEDWYKTKFENIKVEVAQKSEVLQSGKSELQDLIKQKQFLEIKIQTLHSMISNLEETMRMTKVEYGQRLAPLNKMILNLEADLREVRSQVEQQVDVNQDLLCVKMKLEAEINNYQQLMPAMTNDGDSVLILFFPDSSEFSLEDGLHSDQQKPEKVPNQQEKVKEEALVKQESAPSNKSTPPEAPAADKELIKVETAAVNNEADPVKPSSNPAKKKKPKTKTKKDDYQ